The nucleotide sequence GTCCTGCTCGATCGAGCCTGATTCACGGAGGTCGGAAACCATCGGGCGCTTGTCTTGTCGCTGCTCGGAACCACGGTTCAGCTGTGACAGCGCGATGACGGGAACCTGGAGCTCCTTGGCGAGCAGCTTGAGTGCACGCGAGAACTCGGAGACTTCCTGCTGTCGGGACTCAACTTTCTTGCCCGAGCTCATGAGCTGGAGGTAGTCAAGGATCACGAGCTTGAGGTCATGCTGCTGCTTCAGGCGGCGGCATTTCGCCCGGATCTCCATGAGGGACATGTTGGGGCTGTCATCAATGAACAGGGGAGCATCGTTCATGCGGCCCATGGTGGTGGCAATCTTGGACCATTGCTCGTCCTTGATGGTTCCCTTGCGGAGATCCTGGAGGCCAATGGTGGCTTCTGCGGAGAGCAGACGCATGGCGATCTCATTCCGGCCCATTTCCAAGGAGAACATGACCGTGGCCAGGTTGTTCTTGATGGCAGCCGAGCGGGCGAAGTCCAACGCGAAAGTGGACTTACCAACAGCCGGTCGGGCTGCGATAACGATCATCTGGCCCGGGTGGAGGCCGTGCGTCAGTTCATCGAGCTCGTAGAATCCTGTGGGAACACCGGTCATGCCTTCGCCGCGGTGGCCCGAAGCTTCGATCTCGTCCACAGTGGACTCCATGACGTCCTTCAACGCCACGTAGTCCTCGGCGGTGCGTTTTTCAGCCACCGCGTAGACCTCGGCCTGTGCTTGGTTGACGAGGTCCTCCACCTCGCCGTCCTGGCCGTAGCCCATCTGCACAATCTTGGTGCCGGCATTGACCAAGCGGCGGAGGACCGCTCGTTCGGCCACGATCTCCGCGTAGTACCCGGCGTTTGCGGCGGTGGGAACAGTCTGGATGAGCTCGTGGAGGTAGGCGGGGCCGCCGATCCGGTTGATCTCGCCGCGCTTGGTCAGCTCGTCCGATACTGTCACGGCATCAGCAGGTTCACCACGGCCGTAGAGGTCAATGATGGATTCATAGATGGTCTC is from Paenarthrobacter nicotinovorans and encodes:
- the dnaB gene encoding replicative DNA helicase; this translates as MSVTHLDSIEGTRASDSSRKPPQDIPAEQSVLGGMMLSKDAIADVVEIVRGHDFYRPAHETIYESIIDLYGRGEPADAVTVSDELTKRGEINRIGGPAYLHELIQTVPTAANAGYYAEIVAERAVLRRLVNAGTKIVQMGYGQDGEVEDLVNQAQAEVYAVAEKRTAEDYVALKDVMESTVDEIEASGHRGEGMTGVPTGFYELDELTHGLHPGQMIVIAARPAVGKSTFALDFARSAAIKNNLATVMFSLEMGRNEIAMRLLSAEATIGLQDLRKGTIKDEQWSKIATTMGRMNDAPLFIDDSPNMSLMEIRAKCRRLKQQHDLKLVILDYLQLMSSGKKVESRQQEVSEFSRALKLLAKELQVPVIALSQLNRGSEQRQDKRPMVSDLRESGSIEQDADMVILLHREDVYDKESPRAGEADILIAKHRNGPTKDIVVAFQGHYSRFANMAGDTGGGGGF